Proteins from one Mucilaginibacter jinjuensis genomic window:
- a CDS encoding glycerophosphoryl diester phosphodiesterase membrane domain-containing protein, with amino-acid sequence MYHPFSIADTIKSAWNIIKKNYISLIVYSIMSLACYWAISFVTSFIFVYDNAYSQVTFVLFMMLIQSYLVLSFYKLILTLMDKEYYDFDFSDIIPSLKMAFNCVLIGLAYTIVIGTVIFINLRFKEYEMLISILDKLEMLGVGYLLIRSIFCLCFIVDDDSGAAECLKQSFSITRNNVLKIIGMIFIVLFFIALLLLVINGIITVFVDENSPSKDYAFKIAGICWFAISFPFVQVMIMATYRKLVYSHLDVDDDVTETI; translated from the coding sequence ATGTATCATCCTTTCTCTATTGCAGATACCATAAAATCTGCATGGAACATTATTAAAAAGAATTATATCTCACTTATTGTATACTCAATAATGTCACTGGCATGCTATTGGGCTATCAGTTTTGTAACGAGCTTTATTTTTGTTTACGATAATGCCTACAGCCAGGTAACTTTTGTGCTGTTTATGATGCTCATCCAATCGTACTTAGTACTTAGTTTCTATAAACTGATACTAACCTTAATGGATAAGGAGTATTACGATTTTGATTTCAGCGATATTATCCCATCCCTAAAAATGGCATTCAATTGCGTTTTAATCGGTTTGGCTTATACCATTGTAATTGGTACTGTCATATTTATAAATCTTCGGTTTAAAGAATATGAAATGCTCATCAGTATACTCGATAAGCTCGAAATGCTCGGCGTAGGCTACCTGCTTATCCGCTCTATATTTTGCCTTTGCTTTATTGTTGACGACGACTCTGGCGCTGCCGAATGCCTAAAACAAAGCTTCAGCATTACCCGCAATAACGTGCTCAAAATCATCGGGATGATCTTCATCGTGCTTTTCTTTATTGCACTGTTGTTACTGGTAATCAACGGTATTATCACCGTATTTGTTGACGAAAACAGCCCGAGCAAGGATTACGCCTTCAAAATTGCGGGCATCTGCTGGTTTGCCATCTCATTCCCATTTGTGCAGGTAATGATTATGGCTACTTACCGCAAACTGGTTTACAGCCACCTGGATGTTGACGACGACGTTACCGAAACTATTTAA
- a CDS encoding DUF1801 domain-containing protein: MAKNKTTETTGSVSDFLNTVADEGKRADSFKIAELMQQQTGMEPKMWGPAIVGFGSYHYKYDSGHEGNAPLIAFSPRANAISLYMCQFDSREDLLRIIGKHKMAKACIYIKKLSDIDVDVFKQLIKDAFEQAKILHA; this comes from the coding sequence ATGGCCAAAAACAAAACCACCGAAACTACAGGCAGTGTAAGTGATTTTTTAAACACAGTTGCCGATGAAGGCAAACGTGCCGACAGTTTCAAAATTGCCGAACTGATGCAGCAGCAAACAGGCATGGAACCTAAAATGTGGGGACCGGCTATTGTGGGTTTTGGTAGTTACCATTACAAATATGACAGCGGCCACGAGGGCAATGCCCCGCTTATTGCTTTTTCGCCCCGGGCAAATGCAATTTCATTGTATATGTGCCAATTCGATAGTCGTGAAGATCTGCTCCGGATCATCGGCAAACATAAAATGGCTAAGGCCTGCATCTACATCAAAAAACTCTCTGACATAGATGTTGATGTGTTTAAGCAATTGATCAAGGATGCGTTCGAACAGGCTAAAATCCTGCACGCGTAA
- a CDS encoding 1-deoxy-D-xylulose-5-phosphate reductoisomerase — protein MSEINNRLKNIAILGSTGSVGTQALEVIEGNADLFKAYILTAQNNAELLIAQCLKFAPAYAVICNTDKYTQVKEALAHTSVRVMAGHDSVKDIVTDAEIDIVLTAMVGFAGLEPTINAIKAGKDIALANKETLVVAGEIITALAKQHNVKLLPVDSEHSAIFQCLAGEELNPIEKIIITASGGPFRGKTAEHLAEVTRNEALKHPNWVMGAKITIDSASLMNKGLEVIEAKWLFDLNLDQIDVVIHPQSIVHSLVQFQDGSIKAQLGLPDMKLPIQYALTYPNRIPNQFKRFDFTAYPNLTFEKPDTQTFRNLQLAYTALDKGGNAPCIINAANEIAVAGFLNNELGFLAMSDVIETCMQRINYIANPVLDDYLNTDKETRILAQELVQQMPKALTYLT, from the coding sequence ATGTCTGAAATAAATAATCGTCTGAAAAACATAGCCATATTAGGCTCAACCGGTAGTGTCGGTACCCAGGCGTTGGAAGTGATAGAGGGGAATGCGGATTTATTTAAAGCGTACATTTTAACCGCACAAAACAACGCAGAACTGCTTATAGCGCAGTGTTTAAAATTTGCACCGGCTTATGCCGTAATCTGCAACACCGATAAATATACCCAGGTAAAAGAAGCGCTTGCCCATACCAGTGTAAGGGTTATGGCCGGCCACGATAGCGTTAAAGATATTGTAACCGATGCCGAGATAGACATTGTGTTAACCGCCATGGTTGGCTTTGCCGGGCTTGAACCTACTATCAATGCTATTAAAGCTGGCAAAGACATCGCCCTGGCCAATAAAGAAACTTTGGTAGTAGCGGGTGAAATAATTACCGCCCTGGCCAAACAGCATAACGTTAAATTATTACCGGTTGATTCCGAGCATTCGGCTATATTTCAATGTTTGGCTGGTGAAGAGTTGAACCCGATCGAAAAGATCATCATCACAGCCTCAGGCGGCCCATTCCGTGGTAAAACTGCCGAACATTTGGCTGAGGTTACCCGTAACGAAGCACTTAAACACCCTAACTGGGTAATGGGCGCTAAAATAACCATCGACTCGGCTTCGTTAATGAACAAAGGTTTGGAGGTGATTGAGGCGAAGTGGTTGTTTGATTTAAACCTGGATCAAATTGATGTGGTAATTCACCCGCAATCTATCGTACACTCTTTGGTGCAGTTTCAGGATGGTTCTATCAAGGCGCAACTGGGCCTGCCCGATATGAAATTGCCGATACAATACGCACTCACCTACCCCAACCGCATACCCAACCAGTTTAAACGGTTCGATTTTACGGCATACCCTAATCTTACCTTCGAAAAACCGGATACCCAAACATTCCGTAATCTACAGTTAGCTTATACAGCTTTAGATAAAGGTGGCAATGCGCCGTGCATTATCAACGCTGCAAATGAGATAGCCGTAGCCGGATTTTTAAACAATGAACTGGGCTTTTTAGCCATGAGCGATGTAATTGAAACCTGTATGCAGCGCATAAATTACATAGCAAACCCGGTTTTAGATGATTATTTGAATACTGACAAAGAAACACGCATCTTAGCACAAGAATTAGTACAACAAATGCCTAAGGCATTAACATATTTGACATAA
- a CDS encoding NAD-dependent epimerase, which produces MKILVTGTAGFIGFFVAQRLAALGHEVIGVDNINDYYDVNLKYGRLKASGIDIKLLTSSAPIQSAIYPNYSFIKIDISDKNKVKELFEIHQFDVVCHLAAQAGVRYSITNPYDYALSNLSGFLSILEGCRSVQVKHLVFASSSSVYGLNANTPFSVHQGADHPVSLYAASKKSNEMMAHSYSHLYNIPTTGLRFFTVYGPWGRPDMAYFSFADAIIKGKPINVYNNGEMQRDFTYVDDIVEGVIRVINKPATPNPNWDNKNPDPATSSAPYQLYNIGNSSPVKLLNFIEAIENAVGKKAIKNMLPMQPGDVISTDADMSDLENDFHYHPKTDIQTGIKEFVKWFKEFYSV; this is translated from the coding sequence ATGAAGATCTTAGTTACAGGTACAGCAGGATTTATCGGCTTTTTTGTAGCCCAGCGTTTGGCAGCATTAGGGCACGAGGTAATTGGCGTTGATAATATTAACGATTACTACGATGTTAACCTTAAATACGGCCGGCTAAAAGCAAGTGGTATTGATATTAAACTGCTTACCAGCAGTGCACCTATCCAAAGCGCTATCTACCCTAATTACAGCTTTATAAAAATCGATATCTCGGATAAAAATAAAGTCAAAGAACTTTTCGAAATACATCAATTCGATGTGGTATGCCATTTGGCTGCGCAGGCAGGTGTACGTTATTCGATCACCAACCCTTACGATTATGCTTTGAGTAACCTTTCGGGTTTCCTTAGCATTTTAGAGGGTTGCCGCAGTGTGCAGGTTAAACATTTGGTTTTTGCCAGCAGCTCCAGCGTTTATGGTTTAAATGCAAATACGCCATTCTCGGTACATCAGGGTGCAGATCACCCGGTGAGCTTGTATGCAGCCAGCAAAAAAAGTAATGAGATGATGGCGCACAGTTATAGCCATCTGTATAATATCCCAACTACCGGTCTGCGTTTCTTTACGGTATACGGCCCCTGGGGACGTCCTGATATGGCTTACTTCAGTTTTGCCGATGCTATCATCAAAGGCAAGCCCATCAACGTGTACAATAACGGCGAAATGCAACGTGATTTTACTTATGTTGATGATATTGTGGAAGGCGTGATCCGCGTGATTAATAAACCAGCCACACCTAACCCTAACTGGGATAACAAAAACCCTGATCCGGCTACATCAAGTGCACCTTACCAGTTGTATAATATCGGTAATTCGTCTCCTGTTAAGTTGCTTAATTTTATTGAGGCTATTGAAAATGCAGTAGGTAAAAAAGCGATCAAAAATATGCTTCCAATGCAGCCAGGCGATGTAATATCAACCGATGCTGATATGAGCGACCTGGAAAACGATTTCCACTATCATCCTAAAACTGATATACAAACCGGTATTAAGGAGTTTGTGAAGTGGTTTAAAGAGTTTTATTCGGTTTAG
- the rseP gene encoding RIP metalloprotease RseP, with protein sequence MSIVIMVGQLILGLSILVILHELGHFVAARAFGIKVEKFYLFFDAWNIKLFKFNYKGVEYGIGWLPLGGYVKIAGMIDESMDTDQLAGPPQPWEFRSKPAWQRLIVMLGGVTVNIVLGILIFWMLTLKYGESYIPNDNVKYGIVPGIVGKEIGLKAGDKITAINGKPLVKFDELISSKVLMGNTELSVNRNGRDTTVKVPANILNDVSDYGIGEFVRPRMKFAIDSVVANSYAAKAGILKGDSIKAVNGVPVIFQDQLSDQIKLYKNKQVKLLLKRKGDTLTVTSAVNKAGSLGFPDGSWGIKMSDDFPASKTIKFGFAGALPVGASKAWGTFADNAKGLGKVFKGEVKAGKAFTGPVGIANLFGSHIDWGHFWSLVGLLSMALALMNLLPIPALDGGHALFLIIEMIKGKPLSDKFLERAQIVGFVILVTLMVFVFGNDILKHVGKK encoded by the coding sequence ATGAGTATAGTGATTATGGTAGGCCAGTTAATACTGGGCCTCTCAATTTTAGTAATTTTGCATGAACTTGGGCACTTTGTGGCCGCCCGCGCCTTCGGCATTAAGGTAGAGAAGTTCTACCTGTTCTTCGATGCCTGGAACATTAAACTGTTTAAATTCAATTATAAAGGGGTTGAGTACGGTATTGGATGGCTGCCGCTTGGTGGCTATGTAAAAATTGCCGGTATGATTGACGAGTCAATGGATACCGATCAGTTAGCCGGTCCGCCACAGCCCTGGGAGTTCCGTTCTAAACCAGCCTGGCAGCGATTGATCGTGATGCTTGGCGGTGTAACTGTTAACATCGTTTTGGGTATCCTCATTTTCTGGATGCTTACCCTTAAATACGGCGAAAGCTATATCCCTAATGATAATGTGAAATACGGCATTGTACCGGGTATTGTAGGTAAAGAAATTGGTTTAAAAGCCGGCGACAAAATCACCGCCATAAATGGTAAGCCACTTGTTAAGTTTGATGAGCTCATCAGCTCTAAAGTGCTGATGGGTAATACAGAACTTTCTGTTAACCGTAACGGTAGGGATACTACTGTTAAAGTACCTGCCAACATTTTAAATGATGTATCTGATTACGGTATCGGCGAATTTGTTCGCCCGCGTATGAAATTTGCTATTGATTCTGTAGTAGCTAACAGCTATGCAGCCAAAGCAGGGATATTGAAAGGTGATAGTATTAAAGCGGTTAACGGAGTTCCTGTTATCTTCCAGGATCAGTTAAGCGATCAGATAAAACTGTATAAAAACAAGCAGGTTAAATTACTGCTTAAACGCAAAGGAGATACACTTACTGTAACTTCTGCCGTAAATAAAGCAGGTTCATTAGGTTTCCCTGATGGTAGCTGGGGTATTAAAATGTCGGATGATTTTCCAGCCAGCAAAACTATTAAATTTGGTTTCGCTGGTGCATTGCCGGTTGGCGCATCAAAAGCCTGGGGCACTTTCGCTGATAATGCCAAAGGTTTAGGCAAAGTATTTAAAGGCGAAGTAAAAGCAGGTAAAGCGTTTACAGGCCCTGTAGGCATTGCAAACTTGTTTGGCAGTCATATTGACTGGGGACATTTTTGGAGCCTTGTAGGCTTGTTATCAATGGCCTTAGCGTTAATGAACTTATTGCCAATCCCTGCATTAGACGGTGGTCATGCTCTGTTCCTCATCATCGAGATGATTAAAGGCAAACCACTAAGCGATAAATTTTTAGAGCGTGCCCAGATTGTTGGTTTCGTGATATTGGTTACGCTGATGGTGTTTGTTTTCGGTAACGACATCCTGAAACACGTAGGTAAAAAATAA
- a CDS encoding glycosyltransferase family 2 protein — MDISVVVPLYNEVESLPELTAWISRVMAENNFSYEIILVDDGSKDGSWELICELNQANPAIRGIKFRRNYGKSAALNTGFEAVRGNVVITMDADLQDSPDEIPELYRRIVEEKFDLISGWKAKRYDPLSKTIPTKLFNAATRKASGIDNLHDFNCGLKAYRKTVVKNIEIYGEMHRYIPVLAKWAGFTKIGEQVVEHRARKYGTTKFGMSRFVNGFLDLLSILFVGKFGKRPMHLFGAMGTLSFLAGLIITVWIISEKLYHIAHNEKYRDATDNPLFYIALVAIILGSQLFLTGFVSEMVARSSNDRNNYQIEETV, encoded by the coding sequence ATGGATATATCTGTAGTAGTACCTTTATACAACGAGGTTGAATCGTTACCCGAGCTAACCGCATGGATAAGCCGTGTAATGGCCGAAAATAATTTCAGTTACGAGATCATACTGGTTGACGATGGTAGCAAAGACGGTTCGTGGGAACTGATCTGCGAGTTAAATCAAGCTAATCCCGCCATCAGGGGCATTAAGTTCAGAAGGAACTACGGTAAATCTGCCGCGTTAAATACCGGCTTCGAGGCCGTGCGAGGTAACGTGGTAATTACTATGGATGCCGATTTACAGGATAGCCCCGATGAGATCCCGGAACTGTACCGCCGTATTGTTGAAGAAAAATTTGATCTGATATCGGGCTGGAAAGCCAAGCGATATGACCCGCTGAGCAAAACCATCCCTACCAAACTTTTTAATGCTGCAACCCGCAAGGCATCGGGCATTGATAACCTGCACGATTTTAACTGCGGTTTAAAAGCCTACCGAAAAACGGTGGTAAAAAACATTGAGATATACGGCGAAATGCACCGCTATATTCCTGTACTGGCTAAGTGGGCCGGCTTCACCAAAATTGGCGAACAGGTAGTTGAGCACCGCGCCCGTAAATATGGCACCACCAAATTTGGTATGAGCCGCTTTGTAAACGGTTTTTTAGATCTGCTTTCTATCCTCTTTGTAGGTAAATTTGGCAAACGCCCTATGCACTTGTTTGGCGCAATGGGCACATTGAGTTTTTTGGCTGGTTTAATTATCACAGTCTGGATCATTAGTGAAAAGCTTTACCACATTGCACACAACGAAAAATATCGCGATGCCACAGATAATCCCCTTTTCTACATCGCGCTGGTAGCTATTATATTGGGTTCGCAACTTTTTTTAACTGGTTTTGTTTCAGAAATGGTTGCCCGCAGCTCTAATGATCGTAACAATTACCAGATTGAAGAAACAGTTTAA
- a CDS encoding GH3 auxin-responsive promoter family protein — protein MGIKAFLGKLYAGIVQKNIENMRKNGVALQNKTFQHIVHEAATTIFGVDHGFADIKTYEDFKKRVPIRDYEDLRPYIDRIMRGEDDVLWPGRPEYLAKTSGTTSGVKYIPISKQSMPEHITAARNALLNYAYETGNTGFIDGKMIFLQGSPELHEIANIPVGRLSGIVANHVPAYLQSNRMPSYKTNCIEDWEEKVDAIVEETFNKDMTLISGIPPWCQMYFDRLSAKAGGKKIKDIFPNFKLFVYGGVNYEPYRARIEESIGFAIDTIETYPASEGFIAFQDSQKDKSLLLLVDAGMFYEFIPAEEFFNENPTRLMLKDVELNKNYALILNTNAGLWGYSIGDTIKFVSKNPYKILVTGRIKHYISAFGEHVIGEEVEQALMKVAGEEGLDVVEFTVAPQVNAPAEQLPYHEWFIEFGKAPADLQSFSQKVDKVLQEKNIYYADLIGGNILQPLIVKVLKKNAFVDYMRSEGKLGGQNKVPRLSNDRKIADQLTEYILN, from the coding sequence ATGGGTATCAAAGCATTTTTAGGCAAGCTGTATGCGGGCATTGTGCAGAAAAATATCGAGAATATGCGCAAAAACGGCGTTGCCCTGCAGAATAAAACTTTTCAGCACATTGTACACGAAGCAGCCACTACGATTTTTGGCGTAGATCACGGTTTTGCCGATATAAAAACTTACGAAGATTTTAAGAAGCGTGTCCCTATTCGTGATTACGAAGACCTTCGCCCCTACATCGACCGTATTATGCGCGGCGAAGACGATGTGCTTTGGCCGGGCCGACCAGAGTACCTGGCTAAAACATCTGGTACCACATCGGGCGTAAAATATATTCCCATCTCTAAACAAAGCATGCCCGAGCATATTACCGCGGCACGTAATGCCCTGCTTAATTATGCTTATGAAACCGGCAATACCGGGTTTATAGATGGCAAAATGATTTTTCTACAAGGCAGCCCCGAGCTGCACGAAATAGCTAATATCCCCGTAGGCCGCCTGTCTGGCATTGTGGCTAACCATGTGCCCGCCTACCTGCAAAGCAACCGCATGCCCAGCTATAAAACCAATTGCATTGAAGACTGGGAAGAAAAGGTTGATGCTATCGTTGAAGAAACCTTTAACAAGGACATGACCCTTATTTCGGGCATCCCGCCCTGGTGCCAGATGTATTTCGACAGGCTTTCGGCAAAGGCAGGTGGCAAAAAAATCAAGGATATTTTCCCCAATTTCAAGCTCTTTGTATACGGTGGCGTAAACTACGAACCCTACCGCGCACGTATTGAAGAAAGCATTGGCTTCGCGATTGATACTATCGAAACCTACCCTGCGTCTGAAGGTTTTATCGCTTTTCAGGATTCTCAGAAAGATAAAAGCTTATTGCTGTTGGTTGATGCCGGGATGTTTTACGAGTTTATCCCGGCCGAAGAATTCTTCAATGAGAACCCTACCCGCCTGATGCTAAAGGACGTAGAGCTGAATAAAAACTACGCGTTAATACTCAACACCAACGCAGGTTTATGGGGATACAGCATTGGTGATACCATTAAATTCGTATCTAAAAATCCGTATAAGATTCTGGTTACCGGCCGCATCAAACATTATATCTCTGCCTTTGGCGAACACGTAATTGGCGAAGAGGTTGAGCAAGCATTGATGAAAGTAGCGGGCGAAGAAGGCCTTGATGTGGTAGAGTTTACCGTTGCCCCTCAGGTTAATGCACCGGCAGAGCAACTCCCTTATCATGAGTGGTTTATCGAGTTCGGCAAAGCACCGGCAGATCTGCAATCCTTCTCACAAAAAGTAGATAAGGTACTTCAGGAAAAAAATATTTACTATGCCGACCTTATTGGTGGTAACATTTTACAGCCTTTGATTGTCAAAGTGCTAAAAAAGAATGCATTTGTTGATTATATGCGTTCTGAAGGGAAACTGGGCGGCCAAAATAAAGTGCCAAGGCTCTCTAACGACAGAAAGATTGCCGACCAGCTTACAGAATACATATTAAATTAA
- a CDS encoding glycosyltransferase, with amino-acid sequence MKFSIIIPLYNRPQEIKELLETLVLQTYKQFEVLVIEDGSTKDAAAIVENFKDQLNIRYFVKPNAGQGFARNFGFERAQGDYFVIFDSDCLIPADYLEIVNNSLQTSWLDAYGGPDDAHPSFTPIQKAISYSMTSPFTTGGIRGNKKAIGGQFHPRSFNMGISRQVWEKAGGFIITRLGEDIEYSIRIHGMGFKIGLIPDAKVYHKRRTSFYQFYMQLHFFGRARINIYKFFPGSLKAVHFFPAAFTLLLGFTLITNILAWPIALLCNIFLAVLILLIFFHAWSKNKSAKVAFLSIIAAFIQLTAYGLGFIQDFWKRVIFKQS; translated from the coding sequence TTGAAGTTTTCCATCATCATACCGCTCTACAATCGCCCGCAGGAAATTAAAGAACTGCTGGAAACTTTGGTATTGCAAACCTATAAGCAGTTTGAGGTTCTGGTAATTGAGGATGGTTCTACCAAAGATGCTGCCGCGATAGTTGAGAACTTTAAAGATCAATTAAACATCCGCTATTTTGTTAAACCTAATGCAGGCCAGGGTTTTGCCCGTAACTTTGGTTTCGAGCGTGCGCAGGGTGATTACTTCGTGATATTCGATTCAGATTGCCTCATCCCTGCCGATTACCTGGAGATCGTAAACAACAGCCTGCAAACCAGCTGGCTCGATGCTTATGGCGGGCCAGATGATGCACATCCTTCATTCACTCCTATCCAAAAAGCCATCAGCTATTCCATGACTTCGCCTTTTACAACAGGTGGTATCCGTGGTAATAAAAAGGCAATTGGAGGGCAGTTTCACCCGCGCAGTTTTAACATGGGTATTTCGCGACAGGTATGGGAAAAAGCAGGCGGTTTTATCATCACCCGTTTGGGCGAGGATATTGAGTACAGCATCCGCATCCACGGTATGGGCTTTAAAATTGGGCTGATACCCGATGCTAAGGTTTATCATAAACGCCGCACCAGTTTTTACCAGTTTTACATGCAGTTACATTTCTTCGGCAGGGCTCGTATCAATATTTATAAGTTCTTTCCGGGCAGCTTAAAAGCGGTTCACTTTTTCCCGGCGGCTTTTACGCTTTTATTAGGCTTTACATTAATTACCAACATTTTAGCATGGCCAATTGCACTACTGTGCAATATTTTTTTGGCTGTGTTAATTTTGTTAATATTTTTTCACGCCTGGAGTAAAAACAAATCGGCAAAAGTTGCATTTTTGAGCATAATAGCTGCCTTTATACAGTTAACCGCTTACGGGTTAGGATTTATACAGGATTTTTGGAAGCGCGTAATATTTAAACAGTCATAA